A region of the Cannabis sativa cultivar Pink pepper isolate KNU-18-1 chromosome 3, ASM2916894v1, whole genome shotgun sequence genome:
ataatcaaattagaaaaataccatttttacaATTCTTGTATTAATTTGTGTCTTTAAATTTGTGTTGGGATAAAAAGCTGTGGTAAATATCCAACATATAAGAATACATTTACTATCTCCTACTTACTCTAATCGGATTACTTATCTTGAACTACTATACTCATTTTATGTAGATAACTCTCTCCAAAATAAAACTGGAGAATGATAAGGTTTTTCTTTAGAGAAAAACTACGTTGAAGAGAAAAGCAAGAATGCTTACTGATTTGTGCAATTCTAAGGTGTGCTTAGTAATCTATGATCCCAAAGGCAATCTAGATGTGTGGCCTGAGGACTCCACGGAAGCTCATTCTATCATCAATAACTACTACACCAAATTAGAgtctaagaagagaaagaaTAATGAAGTGTGTCTCTCTAATGTGTTGGAGAAAAAGTTGAGAAAACTTGAAGAAAAAGTTAGTTGTACTATTACTACTACTTCTACTGTTAATGGGGCTTCATCAGTACCCTTGATTTGGGATGAAAAATTAGCTGTTTTATCCAAAAATTCGTTGATGGATATGGCACAATGCATAAAGGCTAAGATTATAGTTTTGGATGAGAAGATTGACATGGTTAAAGGAAAAGACCAAGCAATTTTACAAACCCTACTATGAAGATTCTGCTTTGCTCAACACAAAAAGCCAAGAATTTCCAATCCCCTTCAGTGCAGCTGCTCACACTTCCAACAATTTTCTGTGCAGCCAAGTGGAATTTGACATTCCATAATCTATCATTGGTTTTCAGTAATatactatatattatttttcaattttcattcatataacaatttttaattttcagaTTTTCattgtttgtgaaatttatattaaaaatgataTCTGGAATATATACTAATACATATGTTTGATGTTTTCAATTTGCAATTATCTGAAAATATTGATATAGTTCATTATTcatcaacaaaaaaacaaaaaagagtcGAACGGATCTAAGTTTGTAAACAACACAGTATATATATTAGATTATCTTCTGAAAAAGGCTGCTTTCCTAGCTATTCCTAAGGAGGCATCtttccaaagaaaaaaaaaactatatatatttgacATGCACATTTTGAGTTAGCTAAGAGAGTCTTGtctttagattttatttattacgTTATGCAGCTTTTCATACACAGTAAAACTCCAGTCTCACAAATAGACATTCAATTGGGCTACTCAATTAGAAAACTGAACTATAGTTTGATTATAATTCTTAAAAActatgaaataataattattaaaattaaaagttgAAGAAAAGGGCATCACCAATTTGAAATTGTAATGTATAATATAGAAAATGATCGTtccataattaatatattaagcCATGTAGCCGTCCAAATGGTACACACGACCCaatgaaaattatataaataaagtaaTGTGAAAAACGAGTTTTTGGTCAAAACCACAGCTTATAAGAAAGCCATTTAATATTATTCTAACCATTATCaattgagcattgctattaggcaccagtggtgcctagcacctttgcgacatgtcgcgttgcgattagctagcgatactccctaaaaactattatattaaattatatggaacccgatacttagttgtacgaatagcgatattgacacataggaaggtggtaggcaccactggtgccctttaTCATTTCTCATTATCAATTGGTGTTCACATTTACACTATCGATCCaagatattaaattcttattgtAGTAAAAGGGACCACATTCCTTCTTATTattggaaattttatttttaaattgtgaGCAAAATACTACAAgttgtttattaaattttatcccAAGTTTAATTCTTCCCTTTCTTGatgtcaaataaataaataataaaaaggaaaagaaataaataaacaaagctTCTCTTGAATCTTAAATAGGTTTTGGATTTTTTGTATGATACTATTACACTATTTACCATTTTAAtttgtttaaaatttaaatgcaaACATAACagtctacttttttttttgaaacagaaTTTAACATtctctactttatattatatcctttgtatttttattaagccaaaaaaaaaaaaaaaattgtatcctCTGTATTAATATATCAATAGCTAATACATTAggacaaaaagaaatgaaaaattgatgatttttattTGGTAACTATTATCATAAATTTATGTGTTGTTATTTTATAtgttagaaataattatttattcatCTGAAAAAAGGCAAagtatgtcaaaaaaaaaaaaaaatgacattgattaatttttttgaatggaGAAAGACATTGATTATTAGTGCAAGGCTACATAATTATTTCATACCCGGTGTTGTATTTCATATTAAATTAGATTGcactatattatattaaactagggaactaagccgcgcttcgcgcgggttcgacctcacttttataattcttttaattattttaatgtaattttttacattttatttaaaatataatttaaaataaataatattcattagcgTTTAGCTTACTATAAATTAggcaacaataaaataatagagcTGTAAAATGTAAATACATGTTGCTTTTGAGGTCTAAAAAACCACTTAAAAGATGAGTATATTGAATTGTatgatttctttttattatagattataaaaaatgtaattattttaaaaaaattaaaaaaaaataccgatttatgtatttattgagAAAGTATAGCAAAAAAATTTATAGCCTCTGTCCCAATattgagagaaaaaagaaaaaaataaatacaccacaataaattaaaagtgtttattatttttattgaactTTAAACATTAATCATATATTAAACTAACAATATAGgagaaaattaaagtaaaaatataaaaaatcaataaaaataataattatttaagaatgaaaggtcaaataaataaagaaaaaaaaaacatggatAAAAAGGTCACTCTACTCACTCTAtccttctttttaatttttttattttaattaattgaattatttttaccactaattaaagaaaaattacataaaataaatatgaaagtatgattatttttttctactggatatttttcttctaatttgtTTATGAACtatcaaaatataataatttagaagaataattataaaaatattcaatccaagaaaatatagaataataatattaagaaggagagaaaattatatttctattttgtgcattaaaattgtaaaaagtaaaTATAGCTGTATAAagaaaaacttttaaaaaaaccttaagtatatattttttaaaattctacTACATTTATTACTAATTTATTTGTGCAttttataatctaaaaataccacaaaatattaaaaaaaaaaaaaaaattacaatcttaTTGGATAGatgatttatatattatatttttatataatattatataaaattttaatttatatcaaattattatttataaaaattaggggaattatcctatatattattttttttaattttttttttaaatttacggtttgaatttctaaagtggttgcaacgGTAGTTACAGTAAGGATTTCTGTACGATTTTttattgcaatttaagttgcagcgagttgcaataagagtttttatgcctaattccgtaaaaatacaaaaaaaaaaatattttaaagtgtaaaaatgaaaaaatccctaaaaattaatactacataaaatataatttaataatatactaTGTAAGTATGTAGTGTAATATGTCTTCCGAGAAGAATCCTAAATGATCTCGTATAAACTATCCTATGTTagtatgttatatataattgaGTAAAATTTTGATTTACTAACTTATCCTATGTTAGAAAATGAGTATTTAGGCTTAATGGAAATTATGGAATGTCTCTTTCATAATTCacttattagaaaaaaaatgtcatattttctCATTTTCTTAAAACAAACAATTTTGTTTATGATAATATCTATTATTTCTACCTAATGAGGACGATCAAAAGTAATTattaacatgaaaataaaagaGCCAAAAATGTCATAAAAACGAAACCATATTAGAAAAACCATTAGTAAACCTCTTCCTTCCTTCTACAATGGATAACTGAGCTTTGACCAAACTCATCGCCGCTGGAGAGTAACACAATGATTCTCCGCCACTCCCTTCACATGACAACcttcctcatcatcatcatcatcctctTCATTCTCTCACCAACTTTCGCCCTCAATTTCCTCTTTAACTCATTCGCCGGCACCTCAAACTCCACCAACGTCACCTTAGTCAACGATGCCCATTTCGACTCATCGGTGATTCGGTTAACTAATGAAACCCTCATCGACCAGTTTTCCGTCGGCCGAGCTTTCTACCCATCTAAAATCACCATGAGAAGAAGCTCAAACTCAAACTCTTCCTCTGTTTCTTCTTTCTCCACCTCTTTTGTCTTTTCTGTTTTGCCAGTTATAAGCTCCAGCCCTGGCTTTGGTCTCTGCTTCGTCCTCACCAATTACACCTCACCTCCCGGCGCCATCGCCAGTCAGTACTTCGGTCTATTCACCAACGCTACGGTGAGAACACCAGCTCCCCTGTTAGCCATTAAGTTCGATACGGGTCGGAATCCGGAATTCGGTGACCTGGATGGGAACCACATCGGAATCAATCTCAACAGTATTGAATCAGAGACGTGGAACCCCGCCGGATATTACAACTCAACTGGATCCTTCGTCCCAGTTCCAATGCGAGATGGGAGAAACATCAGAGCTTGGATCGAATTCGATGGCACCAATTTCGAAATCAACGTCACTGTTGCTCCCATTGGAGTTCCTCGTCCGGTTAAACCTACACTCACTTACAGAGACAGGAACATAGCGAATTTCATCTCCGATGAAATGTTTATTGGGTTTTCGGCTTCGATAACGCAATGGATCGAAGCGCAGAGGATTTTAGCTTGGAGCTTTAGCGACACAGGAGTTTTGAGAGAGATCAACACGACGAATTTGCCGGTCTTTCTTGTACCGGAGTCATCTTCGTCGCTTTCTCCCGGGAAAATTTCTGGGATTGTAATCGGTTGTGCTGCTTTTGTAGCGATTTGTTCAATCGGGGTTTTCTGGTATTGGCGGAAGAGCAAGCTGAAAGACAAAGAAGAAGATGACGATATTGAAGATTGGGAACTCGAGTATTGGCCTCACCGATTCACATACGAAGAACTTGATGAAGCCACCGAAAGCTTTTCCGACAATCAACTTCTGGGCGCAGGCGGGTTCGGGAAAGTTTACAAAGGAACTTTACCAAACGAAACCCAAATCGCGGTTAAATGCGTGAACCACGATTCAAAACAAGGGTTGAGAGAATTCATGGCTGAAATTTCAAGCATGGGAAGGCTTCAACACAAGAACTTAGTCAAAATGCGAGGATGGTGTAGAAAAGGGAACCAACTCATGCTCGTATATGATTTCATGCCCAATGGTAGCCTTAACCAATGGATTTTCGACAAGCCCAAGAAGCTTCTGGGCTGGGAACAACGGCGGCGGGTGTTAGCAGATGTTGCCGAGGGCCTAAACTACCTCCACCATGGCTGGGATCAAGTTGTGGTTCACAGAGACATTAAGTCGAGCAACATATTGCTCGACTCAGATATGCGTGGCCGGCTCGGCGATTTTGGGCTAGCGAAGCTTTACCAACACGGCGAGGTCCCAAACACGACTCGGGTCGTTGGGACTTTGGGTTACCTGGCACCGGAGCTGGCCACAGTAGCGGCGCCGACTTCGGCGAGTGACGTATATGGGTTCGGTGTGGTTGTTCTTGAAGTTTCTTGTGGGAGGAAGCCGATTGAGTTTGGGGCGGCGGCGGAGGAGGAGGTGGTGTTGATCGATTGGGTGAGGGATTTGTACTTGGAAGGTAAGGTTGTTGAAGCGGCGGATAAGAGGGTTAGTGGAGAGTATGAAGAGGCGGAGATGGAGGTGATTTTGAAGCTTGGTTTGGCTTGTTGCCACCCTGATCCTCAGCGCCGCCCAAGCATGAAAGAGGTGGTGGCTGTGCTTGTTGGGGAGCAAACGACAACGACGGCACCGGTAGAAGTGTTGTCGTTTTTGGTTGGAGGTGATGATAGTAGAGCTGTCGTTGATAGTGGTGAAGATAATGAATCGCCGGAGGTGGCTTTGGCTCCATCTCCTTCACCGGttctgtaaatatatattttattaatttattattattattattattattggtctcattttatttaaattttaacttTACAGGTATATTTAATGGTTAGcttcataattatatttttgcttTTCTAGGATACCACTTTGATGAAATTCTAAATGAATTGCTTTACTGCTTTTGTTTCTCTCATATCATTACATTTTTCTTTCCCATTAACACATTGTTTATGATAGATATATTTCACGATGAAAATTGTTATTAAGAAAAAGTAGTGTTTCATCTGAAAATAAAGatagaaatttctatttttctatttattattatttaagtttgTAACTACAAGTTACTGGTTTGCAAATTGCATTATATTTGTTTGGGATTATTTCATAAAtcccaaaaataataaaaaaaattaaaaaaaataaaattttaaatatttttatgattatatttacaaaaaatataatcttttaatgaatttttatattatattcttattaatttgtttaatataatttaatataataatttttgagaAATATCGTCAATTGTAAAGTGACATATTAGACACTATTAATACTCAATAGGAATACTCGTAGCACTGACTGTTATTGTGCCTAATAGCAGACATTGGATACTCCCCTAATAGCAAAAgaaatatattgaaaattataagATAAATGTATAGACTTTTATATAGTTTTACAACTattgtataaattttttttaataaaaaatatttagaattttttttttaaaaaaatatttagatatcatttaaaaaaatatatatattttataagtaaattagaaattatttaaaaaaaattaattttgaaaaatcttttTTAGAAACAATAAATCCTaacttattttaaaaaatgttttatattaaaagaatttattttattttttatcaaacAATATCCCTTTTCTATGGCAGCCATTAGAGAACATAATAAACAGCCTAATATGAAAACAAGAGAAAAGATTGTAATTTGATGTTGATGTGgcctaaaaatatataatatgatttCGACATGTGTACGCATCTATGAGTACCCATGTAGATTTTTCGTCCAGGAATAATAGTCAAAGCCCATGTTATAGATAAACTGAGTAAGTCTTTAAATAAACCTTAACCATCTGCTACAGCTTTCCAAATAGTTTAGATAAATACACCCAGATTTTGTGGTCacaaatccataattaattgAAACTTTAGCTGTAATTAGATTTAGAGCTGAccttttgaaaagaaaaaaaaaagcctatttttattatattacacgACATTGACCAATTACATGTTAAATTCATATTTTATAAGCTTATCTTATaaacaatatattatattagtCTTAGTTTATAGAGATTTGTATCTACCAATCAAACCTGTGCtcttcatatatttatatatatacatattagtgTATATGTATAGCCAGGCCAATCAGAGAGTGAAATTGAGGGAGTGGAAGCTGAAGCTTGTTTTCTTCTGAGGACCACTCTTGAAACATTGAGAGTTATGGCTACATAGTAATGCTGCCACTGACTCTTTCATTTTCTCAGGTCCACATACCAGGACTCCAATATCAGATCCACCAGTCTCAGTTGGGAATTTTTCCAATATTTCTGCACCATATAAGTAAGAACAGTTCATAAAAAATAGTTGAAATGAAATTAAAAGTTGGGGTAAGAAAACAGAAACCTTGAAACTTAGGCCTTCCTGTAAAATGAATCTCATGTTTCTCAGTAGCAAATCCTAATTCAGCTTCACTGGAACTTGGTTGCCATGATTTGACATGTTTTTCTGAAGTTTGGATTGTTTCTTTGCTAAGTTTTTTCCCTCTTACTACAAGTGCAACTAAAGTACTGCAAATTATTGCTATGACAAAAGAAGATAATATGATTATATCTGCAACCCAAGATGGACTCTTCTCTTTTGATGATGCCTTGGTTTTCTGGTTAGGAATAAAAATGTGGCTGAAACATATGAGAAAGGCAAGAAATACAATAGAGGAAAGTCCAGCTATGGCAGCCATCCAAAGAAAAGATTCAAGTCCATGTATTGCATAGCTTGAACTATCTGTACCGAAATCGACTGTTTCGCCTTGTGTAAACTCATTTAGTAGTTCTTTTACTGTTGTAACTGATTGTTTTTCTTGAGTCACAAATACCTTTAACTTGAGATGAAACTGTTCATCTGATTGGTTTAGAATAAGGTCTGAAATTGAGCTCAACAAACAAATATCTTGGGACTTTTTAGCTATGAATATGAGTTGTATTCTTGTGGGGTACTGATTGTAGTTCCCACTTTGCCAAGCTGAAGTGATTTCTTGCATGATGCTCAGAAATGGAGTTATCCCAACTCCTCCAGCAATCAGAAGCAAACTGTCATACCTGCAAAGGATCAAAAAAACAACAATCTTAAACTAAGCTATGTGTAGAACAAATGTTGTTGACATGAAAAATTCAAGTGAAGAACCTAAGGAAATCTGTTGAGGAAGCTCCATAAGGGCCTTCAACTGCAATTGGTATGGTTTTCATCTTATTAAAACCTGATTTTAGCTCTGTATTTATCAAGTTGTATAGAGAACTTGTCCATGATCCTTGACATCTTATAAGAAGAGACATTGTGTGGTCATCAACACTTGAGCTTGAAGTTATACTAAAAGAGTGCCACTGAAATTTTGATATACTTGGTATCTTCACAAAGATTACACTTGTTGGAGTATACTTTAGATCTGAAATCAATACAAATTATACAAAACAAAGCTTTGAAAACCAAGTCAAAAATGTTCTTTATGCTATCTTTCAGTGTTGAAGTAAAATTTCTTACTTGGGTGTTTAGGTAGAACAAGTTCTAAAGCTTTGCTGGGGAAGATTTTTGCAGAAAGAATACATGTTTCCGGTCTTGATTGTACAAGGCGAAGTAGTTTATCAATGCCAAAGAGAAAAATTCCAGGAAAAACAGTGTAGAAGTGGCGGTCTCCGGcatgaaataagaaaaatacaagGAAGACTAGGTAGAGATGGTGTGTGTAGTAGAAGATTTCAAACTTTTTCCTTCTTATTTGAGGAAGTGCTGTTATCCATATGACTAAACCAGTAACAAGACTAATCTCCCCAGCTAAGTATATCCTGCCTGTTCTTTGCCATTTTCCTATCTGTTTACAAAATGTACATTGAAAAAAACTACAAGTTTTCACATTGTCAAAGTACAAAAGAAAATGAGTGAATTATACCTCTTCCTGAATGTGGTGGCTTACTCCCCAAATGAACAATGTACTTGCCCCATGAAGAAAGGCAAAAGCTATCATAGCAGTTCCAAGCCAGATATGATATCTCACTGAAGCCTCAAATTGGATACCAATTAACCTGAACAAGGCTAACCCTCTTAATATAGGAAGGAGAAGTAGAGCTAGGCACACTTCTGCTAACAAACCGAATCGAGTCGCCACCCTCAAGTACTGCAGTTGCCATCTGAGACATAATCAAAAGCAACATTTTTGGTGAAACTCTTCAGGGGttataagtattttttattGCAGAACATATTGATTACTCACAACTTCAATTTGAGTGATTTTACTGGCATTAGCTTCTTGAAATCGTTTGATATTCGAGCATAAAAAGTCCATACTAAGAGGAGGATAAAGAGGGAGGCTGCTAAGATTTCCAGAGCAGTTAGAGTGCCCAAAAGGGTGTTCACAACCACTGGATTTGAGGCACCAGGAAATGCCTTTCTCCTTAGtctaaaattccaaattgaGCAAATAAGTAAGGTTTGAAAAATTGGCAAATGTTTCAAGTTGGTAATTGATATAGTTTCAAACAACATATTCATATTACCTTCTGGGCTTCCTTTGCTGAACATTCAAGTAGACAGATCCAACTATAGCCAGAGCAATAACAGGAAATGTGAACACAACAAAGTTAAGTCCTGCAAAATATCAACAACAGTGTTTCATCACAGCTCTGAAAAGTAAGTACCtataaaagtaaaagaaaaaactGAGTGAATGAAAAGGTCAATGTTAAATACCATAATATCCAAAGACAGTAGGCCTTAATCTATCTTCAGCTT
Encoded here:
- the LOC133036107 gene encoding agamous-like MADS-box protein AGL103 — its product is MLTDLCNSKVCLVIYDPKGNLDVWPEDSTEAHSIINNYYTKLESKKRKNNEVCLSNVLEKKLRKLEEKVSCTITTTSTVNGASSVPLIWDEKLAVLSKNSLMDMAQCIKAKIIVLDEKIDMVKGKDQAILQTLL
- the LOC133035390 gene encoding L-type lectin-domain containing receptor kinase S.1, whose amino-acid sequence is MILRHSLHMTTFLIIIIILFILSPTFALNFLFNSFAGTSNSTNVTLVNDAHFDSSVIRLTNETLIDQFSVGRAFYPSKITMRRSSNSNSSSVSSFSTSFVFSVLPVISSSPGFGLCFVLTNYTSPPGAIASQYFGLFTNATVRTPAPLLAIKFDTGRNPEFGDLDGNHIGINLNSIESETWNPAGYYNSTGSFVPVPMRDGRNIRAWIEFDGTNFEINVTVAPIGVPRPVKPTLTYRDRNIANFISDEMFIGFSASITQWIEAQRILAWSFSDTGVLREINTTNLPVFLVPESSSSLSPGKISGIVIGCAAFVAICSIGVFWYWRKSKLKDKEEDDDIEDWELEYWPHRFTYEELDEATESFSDNQLLGAGGFGKVYKGTLPNETQIAVKCVNHDSKQGLREFMAEISSMGRLQHKNLVKMRGWCRKGNQLMLVYDFMPNGSLNQWIFDKPKKLLGWEQRRRVLADVAEGLNYLHHGWDQVVVHRDIKSSNILLDSDMRGRLGDFGLAKLYQHGEVPNTTRVVGTLGYLAPELATVAAPTSASDVYGFGVVVLEVSCGRKPIEFGAAAEEEVVLIDWVRDLYLEGKVVEAADKRVSGEYEEAEMEVILKLGLACCHPDPQRRPSMKEVVAVLVGEQTTTTAPVEVLSFLVGGDDSRAVVDSGEDNESPEVALAPSPSPVL
- the LOC133035767 gene encoding ferric reduction oxidase 8, mitochondrial isoform X2; its protein translation is MAETALLTVLKVLMIVICACWVSLWILKPTQMWTKNWKEAEDRLRPTVFGYYGLNFVVFTFPVIALAIVGSVYLNVQQRKPRRWQLQYLRVATRFGLLAEVCLALLLLPILRGLALFRLIGIQFEASVRYHIWLGTAMIAFAFLHGASTLFIWGVSHHIQEEIGKWQRTGRIYLAGEISLVTGLVIWITALPQIRRKKFEIFYYTHHLYLVFLVFFLFHAGDRHFYTVFPGIFLFGIDKLLRLVQSRPETCILSAKIFPSKALELVLPKHPNLKYTPTSVIFVKIPSISKFQWHSFSITSSSSVDDHTMSLLIRCQGSWTSSLYNLINTELKSGFNKMKTIPIAVEGPYGASSTDFLRYDSLLLIAGGVGITPFLSIMQEITSAWQSGNYNQYPTRIQLIFIAKKSQDICLLSSISDLILNQSDEQFHLKLKVFVTQEKQSVTTVKELLNEFTQGETVDFGTDSSSYAIHGLESFLWMAAIAGLSSIVFLAFLICFSHIFIPNQKTKASSKEKSPSWVADIIILSSFVIAIICSTLVALVVRGKKLSKETIQTSEKHVKSWQPSSSEAELGFATEKHEIHFTGRPKFQEILEKFPTETGGSDIGVLVCGPEKMKESVAALLCSHNSQCFKSGPQKKTSFSFHSLNFTL
- the LOC133035767 gene encoding ferric reduction oxidase 8, mitochondrial isoform X1 — its product is MAETALLTVLKVLMIVICACWVSLWILKPTQMWTKNWKEAEDRLRPTVFGYYGLNFVVFTFPVIALAIVGSVYLNVQQRKPRRLRRKAFPGASNPVVVNTLLGTLTALEILAASLFILLLVWTFYARISNDFKKLMPVKSLKLKLWQLQYLRVATRFGLLAEVCLALLLLPILRGLALFRLIGIQFEASVRYHIWLGTAMIAFAFLHGASTLFIWGVSHHIQEEIGKWQRTGRIYLAGEISLVTGLVIWITALPQIRRKKFEIFYYTHHLYLVFLVFFLFHAGDRHFYTVFPGIFLFGIDKLLRLVQSRPETCILSAKIFPSKALELVLPKHPNLKYTPTSVIFVKIPSISKFQWHSFSITSSSSVDDHTMSLLIRCQGSWTSSLYNLINTELKSGFNKMKTIPIAVEGPYGASSTDFLRYDSLLLIAGGVGITPFLSIMQEITSAWQSGNYNQYPTRIQLIFIAKKSQDICLLSSISDLILNQSDEQFHLKLKVFVTQEKQSVTTVKELLNEFTQGETVDFGTDSSSYAIHGLESFLWMAAIAGLSSIVFLAFLICFSHIFIPNQKTKASSKEKSPSWVADIIILSSFVIAIICSTLVALVVRGKKLSKETIQTSEKHVKSWQPSSSEAELGFATEKHEIHFTGRPKFQEILEKFPTETGGSDIGVLVCGPEKMKESVAALLCSHNSQCFKSGPQKKTSFSFHSLNFTL